From one Streptomyces sp. Q6 genomic stretch:
- a CDS encoding MFS transporter: MLTALRHPVYRRLFGAQVVALVGTGLATVALGLLAYDLAGPSAGAVLGTALAIKMTAYVLIAPAVGAFADRLPRRALMVGADLVRACVAAALPFVGQVWQVYVLVFLLQSASAVFTPTFQALIPDVLPDERDYTRALSLSRLAYDLESLFSPALAAALLTVLTYDRLFTGTLVGFLGSAALVASAALPRAAPAPPRDAGGHARATAGTRLFLAVPQLRSLLALNLAVAAASAMVTVNSVVYVRDFLGLSAGAVPWALGAYGAGSMAVASALPRVLERIGDRPVMLRGALLLGVVFGALGFITAADEGSWRLPALLSVWAAFGAACSMVLTPAGRLVRRSAPERERTAAFAAQFSLSHACWLLTYPLAGWLGATAGLLWAVASLGGVALGAAVAAVRLWPAPAPDVEVEVEHEHAGLTADHPHVRDAVRVGDGWRHRHGHTPDALHAAHP; this comes from the coding sequence GCCCTGGTCGGCACGGGCCTCGCCACCGTCGCCCTCGGCCTGCTCGCGTACGACCTCGCGGGCCCGTCCGCCGGTGCCGTCCTGGGCACGGCGCTGGCGATCAAGATGACGGCGTACGTGCTGATCGCCCCGGCCGTCGGGGCGTTCGCGGACCGGCTGCCGCGCCGGGCCCTGATGGTCGGGGCGGATCTGGTCCGGGCCTGTGTCGCCGCGGCGCTGCCGTTCGTCGGCCAGGTGTGGCAGGTGTACGTGCTCGTCTTCCTGCTCCAGTCCGCGTCGGCGGTCTTCACGCCGACGTTCCAGGCCCTGATCCCCGACGTGCTGCCGGACGAGCGGGACTACACACGGGCCCTGTCCCTGTCACGGCTCGCGTACGACCTGGAGAGCCTGTTCAGCCCGGCGCTCGCCGCCGCGCTGCTGACCGTGCTCACGTACGACCGGCTGTTCACGGGGACACTGGTCGGCTTCCTCGGGTCGGCCGCGCTCGTGGCGTCGGCCGCACTGCCGAGGGCCGCGCCCGCGCCACCGCGCGACGCGGGCGGCCACGCGCGGGCGACGGCGGGCACCCGGCTCTTCCTCGCCGTGCCGCAACTGCGGTCGCTGCTCGCGCTGAACCTGGCCGTGGCGGCGGCGAGCGCGATGGTGACGGTCAACTCCGTCGTGTACGTACGGGACTTCCTCGGCCTGTCCGCCGGAGCGGTGCCGTGGGCACTCGGCGCCTACGGAGCCGGATCGATGGCGGTGGCGTCGGCGCTGCCGCGCGTCCTGGAGCGGATCGGCGACCGGCCGGTGATGCTGCGCGGGGCACTGCTCCTCGGGGTCGTCTTCGGCGCGCTCGGGTTCATCACGGCCGCCGACGAAGGGAGTTGGCGGCTGCCCGCGCTCCTTTCCGTCTGGGCCGCCTTCGGGGCGGCGTGCTCGATGGTGCTCACCCCCGCGGGGCGCCTCGTGCGGCGGTCGGCGCCGGAGCGGGAGCGCACGGCGGCGTTCGCGGCGCAGTTCTCGCTGTCCCACGCGTGCTGGCTGCTCACCTATCCGCTGGCCGGATGGCTCGGTGCGACGGCCGGGCTGCTGTGGGCGGTGGCCTCTCTGGGCGGCGTGGCGCTGGGCGCGGCCGTCGCGGCGGTACGCCTGTGGCCCGCGCCCGCCCCGGACGTCGAGGTCGAGGTCGAGCACGAGCACGCCGGGCTCACCGCCGACCATCCCCATGTGCGGGACGCGGTGCGCGTGGGCGACGGCTGGCGACACCGCCACGGGCACACACCTGACGCGCTCCACGCGGCACACCCCTGA
- a CDS encoding tetratricopeptide repeat protein gives MAIDAHRGRTPSEALLRTVVELTGDPGLDTREAGLRYAARSGDADDQIRLGGHLLERGDLREAATWFYRAAEQGSAMAMHNVAVIHIRMSDEDEAAEWYRRAAELGYVPSMVAMGSWMLRSGASEAEAERWFARAAEQGDVEGMFGAGVIAWVAGRAKDAERWLRPAAEQGNAQAMHPLGHLMEDAGRLPEAERWFHRAADGGVGHAMNDLAVILDRDGRLQEAERWYRTAAENDVDPAFYGLGDLLERTGRAREAALWFRRAADRGDDKARVRAARLGG, from the coding sequence ATGGCAATCGACGCGCACCGCGGACGGACACCTTCGGAGGCACTGCTGCGCACGGTCGTGGAACTGACCGGCGACCCGGGACTCGACACCCGCGAGGCAGGACTGCGGTACGCCGCGCGATCCGGTGACGCCGACGACCAGATACGGCTCGGCGGCCATCTCCTCGAACGGGGCGACCTGCGGGAGGCCGCGACCTGGTTCTACCGGGCCGCCGAGCAGGGCTCCGCCATGGCCATGCACAACGTGGCCGTCATCCACATCCGGATGAGCGACGAGGACGAGGCGGCCGAGTGGTACCGACGGGCCGCGGAGCTCGGGTACGTCCCGTCGATGGTCGCCATGGGGTCCTGGATGCTGCGCAGCGGCGCCTCGGAGGCGGAGGCCGAACGCTGGTTCGCCCGCGCCGCCGAACAGGGCGACGTGGAGGGCATGTTCGGCGCGGGTGTCATCGCCTGGGTGGCGGGCCGGGCCAAGGACGCCGAGCGGTGGCTGCGCCCGGCCGCCGAGCAGGGCAACGCACAGGCGATGCACCCCCTCGGCCACCTGATGGAGGACGCGGGGCGCCTCCCGGAGGCCGAGCGCTGGTTCCACCGTGCCGCGGACGGCGGCGTGGGCCACGCCATGAACGACCTCGCCGTGATCCTCGACCGGGACGGCCGGCTCCAGGAGGCGGAGCGCTGGTACCGCACCGCCGCGGAGAACGACGTCGACCCGGCGTTCTACGGCCTCGGTGACCTGCTGGAGCGCACCGGTCGCGCCCGCGAGGCCGCGCTCTGGTTCCGCCGCGCCGCCGACCGGGGCGACGACAAGGCCCGGGTCCGCGCCGCCCGTCTGGGCGGCTGA
- a CDS encoding protein kinase domain-containing protein, translating into MSAPPAPPAPWAPGEVLDDRYRVTRVLGRGGMGVVHQVRHLAWDVDLAVKSPRPERWTEKGREQFVAEAETWVSLGLHPHVCTCHYVRTLDGVPRVFAEYVHGGSLGDWIRDRRLYRGDARDALARVLDVAVQCAWGLAHAHSHGLVHQDVKPANVLIGTAGEHGITAKVTDFGLARARAAAFDESTDDAAPDDESVLVSFGGLTRAYASPEQFDRAPLGRRTDVYSYAVSLLEMFTGALTWRVGVAAAEALDAYLAQPARRPAGDGGPPPLPLGVAGLLTRCLRHAPRSRPGSMAAIADELIRVYEQELGRPYHRTAPTVSELLADEYNNRALSLLDLGRDAEASDAFAAALTADPRHAPATYNAGLARWRRGEITDEDLLTALTTVRGDTGDSWEARLALAQVHLERGDVSAARALLEGLARERPGEPEPRTALAAVAAGRPAAAECTGITTVPWYVYEARTVSMFRSTEREPAPPPRIDIRLTADGGRALVVCDGAVRLWDTRGGRCLLTLDRDRAAHAADLSPDGRFAVAAGTEDIVRLWSLIDGTCLQTFTPQYLKGTTAITATRLAVGGRLVAGATNDGQVLFWDTRTGRVRQTFEGFRHRAAHVELTADGRRALTGVHEDGSVRLWDVHTRELLRTLPGYEGQFPVDCLRLSDDGRRAVLVGNRWPLALWDLDTGERLRTLPDGTRGTQVLSLSRDHRRALCAGRDAALRLWDLDTGRCLRTFHGHTAPEDPVGHRAVLDLRITDSGRHAVSAGQDDTARRWRLPADHLAPPLLSRPRRAAELSRTDARVAALVADADRAVRESRPARARELLVRARSLPGHERSPLVLAAWRALGRQTVRTGLRGGWASRVVAEYDRPVEHAALSADGRTAAIAPEHGAGIHLWDVSTGTRTRVIDTPRDRTSRGVLALSADGLRVMVSSPTGVLDAWSAETGERVGRAEVPRGALGTRFSADGRLALFTSGDESLQLWDLDGGRHVRTLAEGGHHPHTPCGLWLDPEGRLAASSPGDRTIRLWDLATGACVRTFHGHRRTAGSVHVSPDLRLLLSCGSYDDRAVRLWDAATGAPLGVFDTAGDGVARPHESRSVRLTADGRFALSAGEDSSVAVWDARTGHRQHDLTEHQSGLRLGTLSADGWYALSSGADGKVRLWELDWDLSAHP; encoded by the coding sequence GTGAGCGCGCCCCCGGCACCACCCGCCCCATGGGCCCCGGGGGAGGTCCTCGACGACCGCTACCGGGTGACGCGCGTCCTCGGCCGCGGCGGCATGGGCGTCGTCCACCAGGTACGGCACCTGGCCTGGGACGTCGACCTCGCCGTCAAGAGCCCCCGCCCCGAACGCTGGACCGAGAAGGGACGCGAGCAGTTCGTCGCCGAGGCCGAGACATGGGTCTCCCTCGGCCTGCACCCGCACGTCTGCACCTGCCACTACGTCCGCACGCTCGACGGCGTCCCGCGCGTCTTCGCCGAGTACGTGCACGGCGGCAGTCTCGGCGACTGGATCCGCGACCGCAGGCTCTATCGCGGGGACGCGCGGGACGCGCTGGCGCGCGTCCTCGACGTCGCCGTGCAGTGCGCCTGGGGCCTCGCCCACGCGCACAGCCACGGACTCGTCCACCAGGACGTGAAACCGGCGAACGTCCTGATCGGGACGGCGGGGGAGCACGGCATCACGGCGAAGGTCACCGACTTCGGGCTCGCCCGCGCCCGCGCCGCCGCCTTCGACGAGTCCACGGACGACGCCGCGCCGGACGACGAGAGCGTCCTCGTCTCCTTCGGCGGACTCACCCGGGCGTACGCCTCGCCCGAGCAGTTCGACCGCGCGCCGCTCGGCCGCCGCACCGACGTCTACAGCTACGCGGTGTCGCTCCTGGAGATGTTCACCGGCGCCCTGACCTGGCGCGTCGGCGTGGCCGCCGCGGAAGCCCTCGACGCGTACCTGGCACAGCCCGCCCGGCGCCCGGCCGGCGACGGCGGCCCGCCGCCCCTGCCCCTGGGCGTCGCCGGTCTCCTGACGCGCTGCCTGCGCCACGCCCCGAGATCCAGACCCGGGTCCATGGCGGCGATCGCCGACGAACTGATCCGCGTGTACGAACAAGAGCTCGGCCGGCCCTACCACCGCACCGCACCCACGGTGTCCGAGCTGCTCGCCGACGAGTACAACAACCGGGCCCTCTCCCTCCTCGACCTCGGCCGCGACGCCGAGGCGTCCGACGCCTTCGCCGCCGCCCTCACGGCGGACCCGCGCCACGCCCCGGCCACGTACAACGCCGGTCTCGCGCGCTGGCGGCGCGGGGAGATCACCGACGAGGACCTGCTCACCGCCCTCACCACGGTGCGCGGCGACACCGGCGACTCCTGGGAGGCCAGGCTCGCGCTCGCCCAGGTCCATCTGGAGCGCGGCGACGTCTCCGCCGCCCGTGCCCTGCTGGAGGGCCTCGCGCGCGAGCGACCCGGCGAACCCGAACCGCGCACGGCGCTCGCGGCCGTCGCCGCCGGGCGGCCCGCGGCCGCGGAGTGCACCGGGATCACCACCGTGCCCTGGTACGTCTACGAAGCACGGACCGTCTCCATGTTCCGCAGCACCGAGCGGGAACCGGCGCCGCCGCCCCGCATCGACATCCGGCTCACCGCGGACGGCGGCCGGGCCCTCGTCGTCTGCGACGGCGCGGTCAGGCTGTGGGACACGCGCGGCGGACGGTGCCTGCTGACCCTCGACCGGGACCGCGCCGCGCACGCCGCCGACCTGAGCCCCGACGGACGGTTCGCGGTGGCGGCGGGCACCGAGGACATCGTGCGGCTGTGGAGCCTCATCGACGGCACCTGCCTCCAGACCTTCACGCCGCAGTACCTGAAGGGCACCACGGCCATCACCGCCACCCGCCTCGCGGTGGGCGGCCGACTGGTGGCCGGCGCGACCAACGACGGACAGGTGCTGTTCTGGGACACCCGCACCGGACGGGTGCGGCAGACCTTCGAAGGCTTCCGACACCGCGCGGCACACGTCGAGTTGACCGCCGACGGGCGGCGCGCGCTCACCGGCGTGCACGAGGACGGATCCGTCCGGCTGTGGGACGTCCACACACGCGAACTCCTGCGGACCCTGCCCGGGTACGAAGGCCAGTTCCCCGTCGACTGCCTGCGCCTGAGCGACGACGGGCGTCGCGCGGTGCTCGTCGGCAACCGTTGGCCGCTCGCCCTGTGGGACCTCGACACCGGCGAACGGCTGCGCACGCTCCCCGACGGCACCCGTGGCACGCAGGTCCTGTCGCTCAGCAGAGACCACCGCCGGGCGCTGTGCGCGGGCCGGGACGCCGCGCTGCGGCTCTGGGACCTCGACACCGGACGCTGCCTGCGCACGTTCCACGGACACACGGCCCCGGAGGACCCCGTGGGGCACCGCGCCGTCCTCGATCTGCGGATCACCGACAGCGGCCGGCACGCCGTGTCCGCCGGCCAGGACGACACCGCGCGCCGCTGGCGACTGCCCGCCGACCACCTCGCACCGCCCCTGCTCAGCAGACCCCGCCGCGCGGCGGAACTGAGCCGTACGGACGCCCGGGTCGCCGCGCTCGTCGCCGACGCCGACCGTGCCGTACGGGAGAGTCGTCCCGCGCGGGCCCGCGAACTCCTCGTCCGCGCACGGTCGTTGCCCGGCCACGAGCGGTCCCCGCTGGTCCTGGCCGCCTGGCGCGCACTCGGCCGGCAGACCGTCCGTACGGGGCTGCGCGGCGGCTGGGCGTCGCGCGTCGTCGCGGAGTACGACCGCCCCGTCGAGCACGCCGCCCTGTCCGCCGACGGCAGGACCGCGGCGATCGCTCCCGAGCACGGGGCCGGGATCCACCTGTGGGACGTCTCCACCGGCACCCGTACGCGGGTCATCGACACCCCGCGCGACCGGACCTCCCGCGGTGTCCTCGCGCTCTCGGCGGACGGTCTGCGCGTCATGGTGTCCAGTCCGACCGGCGTGCTGGACGCCTGGTCCGCCGAGACGGGGGAGCGCGTCGGCCGCGCCGAGGTGCCACGGGGAGCCCTCGGTACCCGGTTCAGCGCCGACGGCCGTCTCGCCCTGTTCACCTCCGGCGACGAGTCCCTGCAACTGTGGGACCTGGACGGCGGCCGGCACGTCAGGACGCTCGCCGAGGGCGGGCACCATCCGCACACGCCGTGCGGCCTCTGGCTCGACCCGGAGGGCCGCCTCGCCGCGTCGAGTCCGGGCGACCGGACGATCCGGCTGTGGGATCTCGCCACCGGCGCGTGCGTGCGCACGTTCCACGGGCACCGGCGTACGGCCGGCTCCGTCCACGTCAGCCCGGACCTGCGGCTCCTGCTCTCCTGCGGCAGCTACGACGACCGCGCGGTCCGGCTGTGGGACGCCGCGACCGGGGCGCCGCTGGGCGTGTTCGACACAGCGGGGGACGGCGTGGCCCGGCCCCACGAGAGCAGATCGGTACGGCTCACCGCGGACGGCCGGTTCGCCCTCTCGGCGGGCGAGGACTCCTCGGTCGCCGTCTGGGACGCCCGCACCGGACATCGCCAACACGACCTGACGGAACATCAGAGCGGCCTGCGACTGGGCACGTTGAGCGCCGACGGCTGGTACGCGCTGTCCAGCGGCGCCGACGGCAAGGTCAGACTCTGGGAACTCGACTGGGACCTGAGCGCCCACCCCTGA
- a CDS encoding DUF7019 family protein, which produces MAFRAGRKYRNYLYISDSKVDMLLPQVAPGFGRRRTGEIGVNAQVVAFRHTRESAPSDDRVRRLDAVVRGLEKRGDLGTPDQPQSFFRGRLSMRWGVLASGEDTSLVYFGGTTGRTVVGLGGSRAHTLGAAPDAEGAPALARSLLPSLLGGLQLNPHVRALLDQEDPELSPGGDAADLAAVYRGVEALLGPAQTVEFLAKRLLHGPHPDPAVDASVLLGSPLYVAQVD; this is translated from the coding sequence TTGGCCTTTCGAGCCGGCCGAAAGTACCGGAACTATCTCTACATCAGCGACAGCAAGGTCGACATGCTGCTGCCGCAGGTGGCCCCCGGCTTCGGCCGCAGGCGGACCGGCGAGATCGGGGTGAACGCGCAGGTGGTGGCCTTCCGGCACACGCGGGAGAGCGCGCCCTCCGACGACCGGGTGCGGCGCCTGGACGCGGTCGTGCGCGGCCTGGAGAAGCGCGGCGACCTCGGCACACCGGATCAGCCGCAGTCCTTCTTCCGGGGTCGGCTGTCGATGCGCTGGGGCGTGTTGGCGAGCGGCGAGGACACCTCGCTGGTGTACTTCGGCGGCACGACCGGGCGCACCGTCGTCGGCCTGGGCGGTTCCCGCGCGCACACGCTGGGCGCGGCCCCCGACGCCGAGGGCGCCCCGGCCCTCGCCCGCTCGCTGCTGCCCTCGCTGCTCGGCGGACTGCAACTGAACCCGCACGTCCGAGCCCTGCTCGACCAGGAGGATCCGGAGCTGTCGCCCGGCGGGGACGCGGCGGACCTGGCAGCCGTGTACCGCGGCGTGGAGGCGCTGCTGGGTCCCGCGCAGACGGTGGAGTTCCTGGCCAAGCGGCTGCTGCACGGCCCGCACCCCGATCCGGCCGTGGACGCGTCGGTGCTCCTCGGCTCGCCCCTGTACGTCGCCCAGGTCGACTGA